In one Brassica oleracea var. oleracea cultivar TO1000 chromosome C9, BOL, whole genome shotgun sequence genomic region, the following are encoded:
- the LOC106315666 gene encoding uncharacterized protein LOC106315666, with amino-acid sequence MATGEMKPETKKTEQKQFPQVKDPTPPLALPYKTCNLKVSIHCEGCKRKVKKILTSIEGVYRVDIDVKQNNVTVMGIVSPEILLKKLHKAGKNADLVPEIPDPVENKPHDPKKKNKKKKEEKSEITDKVTSPGSDKPESEKPDGAGKCSSGDNSEACVPVKEDKCEILKKKDSAPADSSLPSLVDSPASTESPAPTAEKKAEESSGSVGKKKKKKGQSMSNVNNPTGGPARTRSLPSPTTTPASEDHDRSNNQHDGHQMLTNNITPRQDMYPYPPNYYAPQIMYGVSYNVAQPPVSVDAASYYSPATPHSYAYMHPGYLPSDQNPYPSRPSDSFELFSDENPNGCSVM; translated from the exons ATGGCAACAGGAGAAATGAAACCGGAAACTAAGAAAACAGAACAGAAGCAATTCCCACAAGTCAAAGATCCAACACCACCTCTTGCACTTCCATACAAG ACATGCAACTTGAAGGTTTCCATTCACTGCGAAGGCTGCAAAAGAAAAGTGAAAAAAATCCTTACCAGCATTGAAG GTGTTTATAGAGTGGACATTGATGTGAAGCAGAACAATGTAACGGTGATGGGAATTGTCTCACCAGAGATTCTGTTAAAGAAGCTTCACAAGGCAGGCAAAAACGCCGATCTAGTGCCGGAGATACCCGACCCGGTAGAGAACAAACCCCACGACCCGAAAAAGAAGAATAAAAAGAAGAAAGAAGAAAAATCGGAAATAACCGATAAAGTTACCTCTCCCGGTTCTGATAAACCGGAATCTGAAAAACCTGACGGCGCTGGAAAGTGTAGTTCCGGCGATAACAGTGAAGCTTGTGTTCCAGTTAAAGAGGATAAATGCGAAATTCTCAAAAAGAAAGACTCTGCTCCGGCAGATTCTTCGTTACCGTCACTGGTGGATTCTCCGGCATCGACAGAATCTCCAGCACCGACGGCGGAGAAGAAAGCTGAAGAAAGCAGTGGCAGTGTTGGTAAAAAGAAGAAAAAGAAGGGGCAAAGCATGAGCAATGTTAACAATCCTACCGGTGGACCTGCCCGTACTAGATCACTACCTTCGCCCACTACTACTCCTGCATCAGAAGATCATGACCGTTCAAATAATCAACACGATGGCCATCAAATGCTAACCAATAACATCACGCCACGTCAGGATATGTATCCCTATCCACCTAACTACTATGCGCCGCAGATCATGTACGGCGTAAGCTATAACGTTGCTCAACCTCCGGTGAGCGTAGACGCTGCATCGTATTACTCTCCTGCGACACCTCATTCGTATGCGTATATGCACCCAGGCTATCTACCGTCCGATCAAAACCCGTATCCATCTCGACCGTCCGATTCGTTTGAGTTATTCAGCGATGAGAACCCAAACGGTTGTTCGGTGATGTGA